One region of Bdellovibrio bacteriovorus genomic DNA includes:
- a CDS encoding co-chaperone GroES, whose amino-acid sequence MAKKKASAKKANVKKVVKKTASKKTPKKVTKKSAPAKKAPAKKTAAKKAPAKKAVVKKAAPKKAAPKKAAKPSAVKKTAKAPAKVASAPKASHLVKEKAPTKNLDLSNFVTPLDDRLIVQLSGAEKMTPGGLYIPDTVADTSGNLQGQVVAVGRGHMSKKGHLKPMDVVVGDKVIFSEYAGNKIKIQNEDLIILREGDVLGVVAK is encoded by the coding sequence GTGGCTAAGAAGAAAGCTTCTGCTAAAAAAGCCAATGTTAAAAAGGTCGTTAAAAAGACCGCTTCTAAAAAAACTCCTAAAAAAGTAACTAAAAAATCTGCTCCGGCTAAGAAGGCCCCCGCAAAAAAAACGGCGGCGAAAAAAGCTCCGGCAAAAAAGGCCGTAGTGAAAAAGGCAGCCCCTAAGAAGGCCGCTCCCAAAAAAGCAGCGAAACCTTCTGCTGTTAAGAAAACGGCTAAAGCTCCTGCGAAAGTCGCTTCTGCGCCGAAAGCTTCTCACTTGGTCAAAGAAAAAGCCCCAACGAAAAATTTGGATCTCAGCAATTTCGTAACTCCATTGGATGATCGCTTGATCGTGCAACTTTCTGGAGCAGAGAAAATGACTCCAGGTGGTTTGTACATTCCGGATACAGTGGCAGATACTTCTGGCAATCTACAAGGTCAGGTTGTTGCTGTCGGTCGCGGTCACATGAGCAAAAAAGGTCATTTGAAACCGATGGACGTTGTTGTCGGTGATAAAGTGATCTTCTCTGAGTACGCTGGCAATAAAATCAAAATTCAAAACGAAGACCTCATCATCCTTCGCGAGGGGGATGTCCTTGGCGTGGTCGCAAAATAA
- a CDS encoding transglycosylase domain-containing protein, with the protein MTLVIISGLGVGVYAYVTLEKELTEKLESKKFIVPTEFYAAPPTFYAHSLIQISEVEKQLLRQNYRRRDYDQRILPGDYFIANREQCAARLQVGLNENQEACIGWVTLDTATADVDSSLQILVVQKDRLISQIFKGAPFVEMTEAHAEAPLLAQYIGNEPLMQKTVTLGEVPPMCLNAIMAIEDAQFLEHGGVSIKGIFRALVKNIAAGRRAQGGSTITQQLVKNYFLTSERTLKRKFQEFVMSILLESRFSKDQILETYLNVIYMGQNGAFQVRGYGSAARYYFGKEIADLNLSECSLMAAIVNSPGLYNPFRKPENAERRRHLVLEKMQGLQFISKDEADAADRLPLPGEPRTQASETAPYYLDAVRKQLLSQNINPEGLKIYTALDLEAQEVAQVSLRGHLDNLEKNNKYIKGLREKGNSLEGSVLVANNVTGLVSVVVGGRNYRMTQFNRAIDGHRQIGSIMKPFVYLTALLNQTSEGQPYTPITLLNDEKFNYKYEGQSWSPVNYGKQYFGQVPMFYALKNSLNAATAALGIAVGLGNVIDVTHTMGVTSELKSFPAMTLGAFEMYPKEVLQSYMTLANMGQKQKISFVRRALNSDGVEIFAHQINPEPTVDPAAVASLVGMMKQTVLSGTARSITLSGFQNPAAGKTGTTSDNKDAWFAGFTPYLTTVVWVGYDNNLPHRLTGSSGAVPVWTQFMKKIGTRFPADDFPWPENTKKVLLDQSTLESLNAFKENDPTEVELIFDAEKAPN; encoded by the coding sequence GTGACGCTTGTAATCATCTCTGGCCTTGGCGTTGGCGTCTATGCCTACGTCACACTGGAAAAAGAACTGACGGAAAAGTTGGAGTCGAAAAAGTTCATCGTTCCGACAGAGTTCTATGCAGCTCCACCAACTTTTTACGCTCACAGCTTGATACAGATTTCCGAAGTTGAAAAACAGCTTTTGCGCCAGAATTATCGCCGTCGCGACTATGATCAACGCATTCTTCCCGGAGATTATTTCATAGCCAATCGAGAGCAGTGTGCGGCCCGTTTGCAAGTGGGTTTGAATGAAAATCAAGAGGCCTGCATCGGTTGGGTGACATTGGATACGGCTACCGCTGACGTGGACAGCTCTTTACAAATTCTGGTCGTACAAAAAGATCGTTTGATCTCGCAAATTTTTAAAGGGGCTCCGTTTGTCGAGATGACCGAAGCCCACGCCGAAGCTCCATTACTTGCTCAATACATTGGCAATGAACCTTTGATGCAAAAGACAGTGACATTAGGAGAAGTTCCTCCGATGTGTCTGAATGCGATCATGGCCATTGAAGATGCTCAATTTTTGGAGCATGGCGGAGTCAGCATTAAAGGTATCTTCCGTGCGCTGGTAAAAAATATTGCGGCGGGACGAAGAGCTCAAGGTGGTAGCACCATCACTCAACAACTTGTAAAGAACTACTTTTTAACAAGTGAAAGAACTCTGAAAAGAAAATTTCAAGAGTTCGTGATGTCCATCCTGTTAGAATCGCGTTTTTCAAAAGATCAGATCCTTGAAACCTATCTGAACGTCATTTACATGGGACAAAATGGAGCGTTTCAAGTTCGCGGGTACGGTTCAGCAGCCCGTTACTATTTCGGAAAAGAAATCGCGGATCTGAATTTAAGCGAATGCTCACTGATGGCCGCCATCGTGAACAGTCCCGGCTTGTACAACCCTTTCCGAAAACCTGAAAACGCAGAACGCCGTCGCCATTTGGTTCTGGAAAAAATGCAAGGTCTTCAGTTCATCTCCAAAGATGAAGCCGACGCCGCAGACCGCTTGCCACTTCCGGGCGAACCCAGAACTCAAGCCTCTGAAACCGCACCTTACTATCTAGATGCCGTTCGCAAGCAGCTTCTTTCACAAAATATCAATCCCGAGGGTTTAAAGATTTACACCGCTTTGGATTTGGAAGCGCAAGAAGTGGCGCAAGTGTCTTTGCGCGGCCACTTAGACAATCTTGAGAAAAATAACAAATACATCAAAGGTCTTCGCGAAAAAGGCAACAGCCTTGAAGGCAGTGTCCTAGTAGCAAACAATGTGACCGGCCTTGTGAGTGTCGTCGTAGGCGGCCGTAACTATCGCATGACTCAATTCAATCGCGCTATTGATGGGCACCGCCAAATTGGTTCGATCATGAAGCCCTTTGTATACCTGACGGCGCTTTTAAATCAAACCTCTGAAGGACAACCGTATACTCCAATCACGTTACTGAACGATGAAAAATTCAATTACAAATACGAAGGCCAATCTTGGTCTCCGGTAAATTACGGAAAACAGTATTTCGGACAAGTTCCGATGTTTTATGCGTTAAAGAACTCTTTGAATGCTGCGACAGCGGCTCTAGGTATCGCCGTCGGATTAGGAAACGTGATTGATGTCACCCACACCATGGGCGTCACATCAGAACTGAAATCCTTCCCGGCGATGACTTTGGGAGCTTTCGAAATGTATCCGAAAGAAGTTCTGCAAAGTTACATGACCCTTGCGAACATGGGCCAAAAACAAAAAATCTCGTTTGTTCGCCGCGCTCTGAATTCTGATGGCGTAGAAATCTTCGCTCATCAAATAAATCCCGAGCCCACAGTCGATCCTGCAGCCGTCGCAAGTCTTGTCGGGATGATGAAGCAAACTGTTCTGTCAGGAACTGCTCGTTCGATCACGCTCAGTGGATTTCAGAATCCCGCTGCTGGAAAAACAGGAACGACAAGCGATAACAAAGATGCTTGGTTTGCCGGGTTTACTCCCTATCTGACGACGGTGGTTTGGGTTGGTTACGACAACAACCTTCCGCACCGATTAACGGGTTCTAGTGGAGCAGTACCAGTGTGGACGCAATTCATGAAAAAAATCGGGACGCGCTTCCCGGCCGATGATTTTCCTTGGCCGGAAAACACGAAGAAAGTGCTCTTAGATCAAAGCACTTTGGAATCTTTAAATGCGTTTAAAGAAAATGATCCGACTGAAGTTGAATTGATTTTCGACGCCGAAAAAGCACCGAACTGA